The proteins below come from a single Paracoccus sp. SCSIO 75233 genomic window:
- the ftsY gene encoding signal recognition particle-docking protein FtsY, whose protein sequence is MSFFSKLRERLNKSSSKIGQGLDDLVGEGAAGEENAAAQETTVQETAPEPVLPVTPPAPPADPAPTSPPQPQQPAEADRKPGLMGRLFGGGTAAPAEPRRELDDAMLEELEDTLVAADMGVDTALRVTANIAEGRMGRRISATELKTLLADEITRIMTPVARPLPLYPKTPQVVLVVGVNGSGKTTTIGKLASQFKAAGKHVVIAAGDTFRAAAVEQLQVWGQRAGVPVMTAPEGSDPASLAFDAMTKAEAEGADLLMIDTAGRLQNRADLMEELAKIVRVIRKKDPSAPHNTLLVLDATTGQNALSQVETFRNLADVSGLVMTKLDGTARGGVLVALADKFGLPIHAIGVGEQIDDLDAFEPGDFARALVGL, encoded by the coding sequence CCGCAGCGCAGGAAACCACAGTTCAGGAAACCGCGCCGGAGCCGGTCCTGCCGGTGACGCCCCCTGCCCCTCCAGCCGATCCGGCGCCGACTTCCCCGCCCCAACCCCAACAACCAGCAGAAGCAGACCGCAAGCCCGGCCTGATGGGTCGCTTGTTCGGCGGCGGAACGGCGGCCCCGGCAGAGCCCCGCAGGGAACTTGACGATGCGATGCTGGAAGAGCTGGAGGATACGCTGGTCGCCGCCGATATGGGCGTGGATACCGCGCTACGCGTTACCGCCAATATCGCCGAGGGCCGGATGGGTCGGCGTATTTCCGCGACCGAACTCAAGACCCTGCTGGCCGATGAGATCACCCGGATCATGACGCCGGTCGCCCGCCCCTTGCCGCTTTATCCCAAAACGCCGCAGGTGGTGCTGGTGGTGGGCGTGAACGGCTCAGGCAAGACCACGACCATCGGCAAGCTTGCCAGCCAGTTCAAAGCGGCGGGCAAGCATGTGGTGATCGCGGCGGGCGATACGTTCCGCGCGGCAGCGGTCGAGCAGCTTCAGGTCTGGGGTCAACGCGCCGGTGTGCCGGTGATGACAGCGCCCGAAGGCTCCGACCCCGCAAGCCTCGCCTTCGACGCCATGACCAAGGCGGAGGCCGAGGGCGCGGACCTGCTGATGATCGACACCGCAGGCCGCCTGCAAAACCGCGCCGATCTGATGGAGGAACTGGCGAAGATCGTCCGCGTCATCCGCAAGAAAGACCCTTCCGCGCCGCATAACACCCTGCTGGTGCTGGATGCGACGACAGGTCAGAACGCGCTGTCACAGGTGGAGACCTTCCGTAACCTGGCCGATGTCTCCGGGCTGGTGATGACAAAGCTTGACGGCACGGCGCGCGGCGGCGTCCTCGTGGCATTGGCGGACAAGTTCGGCCTGCCGATACATGCGATTGGCGTGGGTGAGCAGATCGACGATCTCGACGCCTTCGAGCCGGGTGACTTCGCCCGCGCCCTTGTCGGTCTCTGA
- a CDS encoding alkane 1-monooxygenase — translation MAGRVPPVAAFAGVALFPAVLLIWGASAGGWPLWSGFLWMALAAPAADTIIARGFGDADESAEFPLADPASILLAIAHFTLLITALAAFSTDHLSGWERIALFLGAGMFFGQVSNSNAHELIHRGSRGLFRLGAAVYVSLLFGHHVSAHRLVHHVYVATDADPNSARLGESFWRFFPRAWFGSFRSGLAEERKRAERSGRVNPYLLWVGGSLILIAVVFLVFGPRATLDYLAICLYAQMQLMLSDYVQHYGLRRGETSGRTEPVGARHSWDAPHPLSSLAMVNAPRHSDHHAHPSRIYPSLRLNPENPRPMLPYSLPVMGAIAMVPPLWERMMDKRVAKMMTEPVPQEHPLGT, via the coding sequence ATGGCGGGGCGCGTTCCACCTGTCGCGGCCTTCGCTGGCGTCGCGCTGTTTCCGGCTGTCTTGCTGATCTGGGGGGCGAGTGCCGGGGGATGGCCGCTCTGGTCCGGGTTCCTGTGGATGGCACTGGCCGCACCCGCAGCGGACACGATCATCGCGCGTGGTTTCGGCGATGCGGATGAGAGCGCCGAATTTCCGCTGGCCGATCCGGCGTCAATCCTGCTCGCGATTGCGCATTTCACCCTGCTGATCACGGCGCTTGCGGCGTTTTCCACCGATCATCTGAGTGGTTGGGAGCGTATCGCACTGTTCCTTGGTGCAGGGATGTTTTTCGGGCAGGTGTCGAACTCCAACGCGCATGAATTGATCCATCGCGGCAGTCGCGGCCTGTTCAGACTTGGCGCAGCGGTCTATGTCAGCCTGCTGTTCGGCCACCATGTCAGCGCACACAGGCTGGTGCATCACGTCTACGTCGCGACCGATGCAGACCCTAATTCCGCCCGTTTGGGCGAGAGCTTCTGGCGCTTCTTCCCTAGGGCCTGGTTCGGATCGTTCCGATCCGGACTGGCCGAAGAACGGAAACGGGCCGAGCGCAGCGGGAGGGTAAATCCCTATCTGCTCTGGGTCGGCGGAAGCCTGATCCTGATCGCCGTGGTCTTTCTGGTTTTCGGGCCCCGGGCCACCTTGGATTACCTTGCGATTTGCCTGTACGCCCAGATGCAACTCATGCTGTCGGACTACGTCCAGCATTACGGCCTGCGCAGAGGCGAGACGTCCGGGCGCACGGAGCCTGTCGGCGCGCGTCATAGCTGGGACGCGCCGCACCCGCTGTCGTCGCTTGCGATGGTCAATGCGCCGCGCCATTCGGATCACCACGCGCACCCGTCACGCATCTATCCTTCGCTGCGGCTGAACCCGGAGAACCCGCGTCCGATGCTGCCTTACTCACTGCCGGTTATGGGCGCGATAGCGATGGTGCCGCCGCTTTGGGAACGGATGATGGACAAGCGTGTGGCAAAGATGATGACAGAGCCGGTTCCGCAGGAACACCCGCTCGGGACATAA
- a CDS encoding heme ABC transporter ATP-binding protein yields the protein MSLIARDLTVRLGRTEVLHGVNITARPGQFTAIIGPNGSGKTTLLRSLIGELTPAAGQITLNGRDISSMLPHELAALRAVLPQHAALSFPFTATEVVRIGLTTHPGPETARDALIRAALAAVDLPGHAGRLYQELSGGEQQRVQLARALAQVWRSEGPDGARWLILDEPVSSLDIAHQLTVMRLAADYACRGGGVVAVMHDLNLTAMYADHVLLMHDGRDLAEGPPEHVLASDLLSRAYGCRIAVGQTPSRGPWVLPQMAEMHAS from the coding sequence ATGAGCCTGATTGCCAGAGACCTGACCGTCAGATTGGGCCGGACTGAGGTCTTGCACGGCGTCAATATCACCGCCCGGCCCGGCCAGTTCACGGCCATCATCGGCCCGAACGGATCGGGCAAGACCACGCTGCTCCGCAGTCTGATCGGTGAGCTGACGCCCGCAGCCGGACAAATCACCCTGAACGGCAGGGATATTTCGTCAATGCTGCCGCATGAGCTTGCGGCCTTGCGCGCCGTGCTGCCCCAGCACGCGGCCCTGAGTTTCCCGTTCACGGCAACTGAGGTCGTCCGGATCGGCCTGACCACGCATCCCGGCCCCGAGACGGCGCGGGACGCGTTGATCCGCGCCGCCCTTGCCGCCGTGGACCTGCCGGGTCACGCGGGCCGTCTTTATCAGGAGCTTTCCGGGGGCGAGCAGCAGCGCGTTCAGCTTGCCCGTGCGCTCGCTCAGGTTTGGCGTTCAGAAGGGCCGGATGGTGCCCGATGGCTGATCCTGGATGAGCCGGTCAGCAGCCTCGACATTGCGCACCAACTGACCGTCATGCGCCTCGCCGCCGACTATGCGTGCCGTGGCGGGGGCGTGGTTGCGGTCATGCATGACCTGAACCTGACCGCGATGTACGCCGATCACGTCCTGCTGATGCATGACGGACGAGACCTCGCCGAAGGCCCGCCGGAACATGTCCTTGCGAGCGACCTGCTGTCGCGTGCCTATGGCTGCAGGATAGCGGTCGGCCAGACGCCGAGCCGTGGGCCGTGGGTGCTGCCGCAGATGGCGGAGATGCACGCTTCGTAG
- a CDS encoding iron ABC transporter permease translates to MAVADMALQRLDGDRRYLGRKLSLVLTILLFVLALLSLGHGASGISAPAILADWLAGRDIAATDRVILLNIRLPRLLTGILVGAALAVSGAIMQGLFRNPLADPGLLGVSAGASLGAISAIVLGSVLPAGFAALFGWYLVPAAAFAGSWIAMITLYAIATRQGRTSVATMLLAGIAMAAMISALSGVIIFVADDQQLRDLTFWGLGSLAGSSWAKVSVAGPAILLALILAPLLARGLNGMALGEAAAVHVGIRVQRVKTAAVLITAAATGTAVAISGGIGFVGIVVPHLLRLISGPDHRWLLVNSGLLGAIVLIAADMVSRNIVAPAELPIGIVTAILGGPFFMWVLLSNRRTLDG, encoded by the coding sequence ATGGCTGTCGCGGACATGGCTTTGCAGCGCCTTGACGGGGACCGCAGGTATCTTGGGCGCAAGCTGTCGCTGGTCCTGACGATACTGCTTTTTGTTCTGGCGCTGCTGTCGCTCGGTCATGGTGCATCCGGCATATCCGCGCCAGCCATTCTGGCGGACTGGCTGGCCGGGCGGGACATCGCCGCGACAGACCGGGTCATTCTGCTGAATATCCGCCTGCCAAGGCTACTGACGGGAATACTGGTCGGCGCGGCGCTGGCAGTGTCCGGGGCGATCATGCAGGGCCTGTTCCGCAACCCGCTGGCCGATCCGGGATTGCTGGGTGTCAGCGCCGGGGCCTCGCTGGGGGCAATCAGCGCCATCGTGCTGGGCAGCGTACTTCCCGCAGGTTTCGCCGCGCTGTTCGGCTGGTATCTGGTCCCGGCTGCGGCTTTCGCCGGAAGCTGGATCGCGATGATAACGCTTTATGCCATCGCGACCCGGCAGGGCCGGACCTCGGTCGCGACGATGTTGCTGGCCGGGATCGCGATGGCGGCCATGATCTCGGCACTCTCGGGGGTGATCATCTTCGTCGCGGATGACCAGCAATTGCGTGATCTGACATTCTGGGGCCTGGGTTCTCTGGCCGGGTCGAGCTGGGCCAAGGTCTCGGTTGCGGGCCCGGCGATCCTGCTGGCGCTGATATTGGCGCCGCTTCTGGCGCGAGGGTTGAACGGAATGGCTCTGGGAGAGGCGGCGGCCGTCCATGTCGGTATTCGCGTCCAGCGGGTCAAAACCGCCGCCGTACTGATCACCGCTGCCGCCACGGGCACCGCCGTCGCCATATCCGGCGGGATCGGTTTCGTGGGTATCGTCGTGCCGCATCTTCTGCGGCTGATATCCGGGCCGGATCATCGCTGGCTGCTGGTCAATTCCGGCCTTCTCGGGGCGATTGTCCTGATTGCCGCTGACATGGTCAGCCGCAATATCGTCGCCCCGGCAGAGCTGCCCATTGGCATTGTGACTGCAATTCTTGGCGGTCCGTTCTTCATGTGGGTGCTTCTGTCGAACAGAAGGACATTGGACGGATGA
- a CDS encoding hemin ABC transporter substrate-binding protein — protein sequence MKPVALTQTRRDRASTMLLAAFGFSIGCLLAAPSPAEPHPDADRIVSIGGAVTEIVFALGEQERLVARDTTSLYPPEVMDLPDVGYIRQLSPEGVLSVEPDLILAEEGAGPPEIVSLLKESGVGYEVIPSGYNAAGLAGKVTAVAEAIGVPEKAGPVLDAIQTDLQELSDRVATQGEKRRVLFILSVQGGRIMASGQGTAADEIIRMAGAENAIQGFSGYKILSDEAVSEAAPDILLMMNRGEATSEHDASDDVLFAMPALATTPAAETGAVIRMDGDYLLGFGPRTGKAALELHDTIYAGS from the coding sequence ATGAAACCCGTTGCCCTGACGCAAACCCGGCGCGACCGCGCTTCCACCATGCTGCTGGCAGCTTTTGGCTTCAGTATCGGTTGCCTGCTGGCCGCGCCATCCCCGGCGGAGCCACACCCGGATGCGGATCGTATCGTCAGCATCGGCGGTGCCGTGACGGAGATTGTCTTCGCTCTGGGCGAACAAGAGCGGCTGGTCGCACGCGACACCACATCGCTTTATCCGCCGGAGGTGATGGATTTGCCTGATGTCGGCTATATCCGTCAGCTATCCCCGGAAGGTGTTCTGTCTGTCGAGCCGGATCTGATTCTGGCCGAAGAGGGTGCCGGACCGCCTGAAATCGTCTCACTTCTGAAGGAGTCGGGTGTGGGGTATGAGGTCATCCCCTCGGGCTACAACGCTGCTGGTCTGGCGGGAAAGGTCACGGCGGTTGCGGAAGCTATTGGCGTGCCGGAGAAGGCCGGGCCTGTACTCGACGCGATTCAGACTGATCTTCAGGAATTGTCGGATCGCGTCGCCACGCAGGGCGAGAAGCGGCGTGTGCTGTTCATCCTTTCCGTTCAGGGCGGTCGGATCATGGCGTCGGGGCAGGGCACCGCCGCGGATGAGATCATCCGAATGGCGGGGGCTGAAAATGCCATACAAGGTTTCAGCGGCTACAAGATCCTGTCGGACGAGGCCGTTAGCGAGGCTGCGCCCGACATTCTCCTGATGATGAACCGTGGCGAGGCGACCAGCGAACATGACGCATCCGATGATGTGCTGTTTGCCATGCCGGCCCTCGCCACGACTCCGGCAGCCGAAACGGGCGCGGTCATTCGCATGGATGGCGACTATCTGCTGGGCTTCGGGCCGCGGACGGGCAAGGCGGCGCTGGAGCTTCATGATACGATCTACGCGGGCTCGTGA
- a CDS encoding hemin-degrading factor produces the protein MNDLTPARLRELKREGTMRPYDLAAQLGFPEAALVEAELEHGTVRLDPTLNRLIPAVQSLGEVMALTRNRSCVIEKVGTYNDFRDGDHAAMTLDREIDLRMFPRHWVHAYAVAAEGKDGPRRSIQVFDAAGDAIHKVHLRETSDLAAWEALCRDLALPDQQTPSAFGERSPVEGAKINEDRAQALRDEWVRMTDTHQFNTLVRRLKMNRLGAYRIAGEPLSRRLSVDAVNLLLEGIHADGHKVMLFVGNMGCIEIHSGGIETLKPMGPWQNVLDDRFNLHLRLDHVAEVWLVDKPTKRGPAISVEAFDEEGGLIFQCFGMRPEIGGDPDAWASFATALPAGVGE, from the coding sequence ATGAACGATCTGACGCCGGCGCGGCTGCGCGAACTGAAACGCGAAGGGACGATGCGCCCTTATGACCTCGCGGCGCAGCTTGGCTTCCCCGAGGCGGCGCTTGTCGAGGCGGAGCTGGAACATGGCACTGTTCGACTTGATCCGACGCTGAACCGGCTGATTCCGGCTGTGCAAAGCCTGGGCGAGGTCATGGCGCTGACCCGCAACCGCTCCTGTGTGATCGAGAAGGTCGGGACCTATAACGATTTCCGCGATGGTGACCATGCAGCCATGACGCTCGACAGGGAGATCGATCTGCGCATGTTCCCTCGCCATTGGGTCCACGCCTATGCCGTCGCGGCGGAAGGCAAGGACGGGCCGCGCCGGTCGATTCAGGTGTTCGACGCCGCGGGCGATGCGATCCACAAGGTGCATCTGCGCGAAACCTCCGATCTGGCGGCGTGGGAGGCATTGTGCCGCGATCTGGCGCTGCCCGATCAGCAGACCCCTTCGGCCTTTGGCGAACGCAGCCCGGTTGAGGGTGCGAAGATAAATGAGGATCGGGCGCAGGCATTGCGCGACGAATGGGTCCGCATGACCGACACCCATCAGTTCAACACGCTGGTCCGGCGGTTGAAGATGAACCGGCTCGGCGCTTATCGGATCGCGGGTGAACCTCTGTCGCGGAGGCTTTCCGTCGATGCGGTGAATCTCCTGCTGGAGGGCATTCATGCCGACGGCCACAAGGTGATGCTGTTTGTCGGCAATATGGGATGTATCGAGATTCACTCCGGCGGCATCGAGACATTGAAGCCTATGGGGCCGTGGCAGAACGTGCTGGATGATCGGTTCAACCTGCATCTGCGTCTGGATCATGTGGCCGAGGTCTGGCTGGTCGACAAGCCGACGAAACGCGGCCCGGCGATTTCGGTCGAGGCGTTCGACGAAGAGGGCGGTTTGATCTTCCAATGCTTCGGCATGCGCCCGGAGATTGGTGGCGACCCGGATGCATGGGCGTCATTCGCAACCGCGCTTCCGGCGGGGGTGGGGGAATGA